In Poecilia reticulata strain Guanapo linkage group LG1, Guppy_female_1.0+MT, whole genome shotgun sequence, one genomic interval encodes:
- the tmem192 gene encoding transmembrane protein 192 isoform X3 — MTRSTEEDSLVDGPLISADALQSAMRREFQSVPTTCPAGFLSLMHVVYVMLSVCVGVLCVLKFGQEEVCSSILGSVRGDSVIVFGKVFLWVLMLLHTAWMHHHHSRVRSRGYLSFYRRTQRLKQLPLVIHSTGNVLLLLLLALRLPQTIHISVMLSILGVEVLVAVPCLLYYTVRVMQFNRRRAAPDVSQEEHSHSYSVTNQPTETGFRGSSGLEEVVEKQADLIEYLKQHNTLLSKRLLNHTAQH; from the exons ATGACGCGGAGCACAGAGGAGGACTCTCTGGTGGACGGACCACTGATCTCTGCTGATGCCCTCCAGTCTGCCATGAGGAGAGAGTTTCAATCTGTGCCAACAACCTGTCCGGCTGGTTTCCTGTCTCTAATGCAC GTTGTGTACGTGATGCTGTcggtgtgtgtgggcgtgttgTGCGTGCTGAAGTTCGGCCAGGAGGAGGTGTGCTCGAGTATTTTGGGCAGCGTGCGGGGCGACAGCGTCATCGTGTTCGGGAAGGTGTTCCTGTGggtgctgatgctgctgcacaCCGCCTGGATGCACCACCACCACAGCCGCGTCCGCAGCCGGGGATACCTGAGCTTCTACAGACGGACACAGAGGCTCAAGCAGCTGCCGCTCGTCATACATTCAACAG GTAacgttctgctgctgctgctcctggctCTGAGGTTACCGCAGACGATCCACATCTCTGTGATGCTGAGCATTCTGGGTGTTGAAGTTCTGGTGGCCGTGCCATGCCTCCTTTACTACACAG tcagggTAATGCAGTTCAACAGACGACGAGCTGCACCAGATGTGAGCCAAGAGGAGCATTCACACAGCTACAGCGTCACAAACCAGCCGACTGAGACCGGCTTCAG AGGCTCGTCTGGTctggaggaggtggtggagaaGCAGGCCGACCTCATAGAGTACCTGAAACAGCACAACACCTTACTGAGCAAGAGGCTGCTCAACCACACCGCTCAGCACTGA
- the tmem192 gene encoding transmembrane protein 192 isoform X2: MESARPAFHAAGSSADMTRSTEEDSLVDGPLISADALQSAMRREFQSVPTTCPAGFLSLMHVVYVMLSVCVGVLCVLKFGQEEVCSSILGSVRGDSVIVFGKVFLWVLMLLHTAWMHHHHSRVRSRGYLSFYRRTQRLKQLPLVIHSTGNVLLLLLLALRLPQTIHISVMLSILGVEVLVAVPCLLYYTVRVMQFNRRRAAPDVSQEEHSHSYSVTNQPTETGFRGSSGLEEVVEKQADLIEYLKQHNTLLSKRLLNHTAQH, from the exons ATGGAGTCAGCGAGACCTGCTTTTCATGCT GCAGGCTCATCAGCAGACATGACGCGGAGCACAGAGGAGGACTCTCTGGTGGACGGACCACTGATCTCTGCTGATGCCCTCCAGTCTGCCATGAGGAGAGAGTTTCAATCTGTGCCAACAACCTGTCCGGCTGGTTTCCTGTCTCTAATGCAC GTTGTGTACGTGATGCTGTcggtgtgtgtgggcgtgttgTGCGTGCTGAAGTTCGGCCAGGAGGAGGTGTGCTCGAGTATTTTGGGCAGCGTGCGGGGCGACAGCGTCATCGTGTTCGGGAAGGTGTTCCTGTGggtgctgatgctgctgcacaCCGCCTGGATGCACCACCACCACAGCCGCGTCCGCAGCCGGGGATACCTGAGCTTCTACAGACGGACACAGAGGCTCAAGCAGCTGCCGCTCGTCATACATTCAACAG GTAacgttctgctgctgctgctcctggctCTGAGGTTACCGCAGACGATCCACATCTCTGTGATGCTGAGCATTCTGGGTGTTGAAGTTCTGGTGGCCGTGCCATGCCTCCTTTACTACACAG tcagggTAATGCAGTTCAACAGACGACGAGCTGCACCAGATGTGAGCCAAGAGGAGCATTCACACAGCTACAGCGTCACAAACCAGCCGACTGAGACCGGCTTCAG AGGCTCGTCTGGTctggaggaggtggtggagaaGCAGGCCGACCTCATAGAGTACCTGAAACAGCACAACACCTTACTGAGCAAGAGGCTGCTCAACCACACCGCTCAGCACTGA
- the tmem192 gene encoding transmembrane protein 192 isoform X1 → MESARPAFHAQAGSSADMTRSTEEDSLVDGPLISADALQSAMRREFQSVPTTCPAGFLSLMHVVYVMLSVCVGVLCVLKFGQEEVCSSILGSVRGDSVIVFGKVFLWVLMLLHTAWMHHHHSRVRSRGYLSFYRRTQRLKQLPLVIHSTGNVLLLLLLALRLPQTIHISVMLSILGVEVLVAVPCLLYYTVRVMQFNRRRAAPDVSQEEHSHSYSVTNQPTETGFRGSSGLEEVVEKQADLIEYLKQHNTLLSKRLLNHTAQH, encoded by the exons ATGGAGTCAGCGAGACCTGCTTTTCATGCT CAGGCAGGCTCATCAGCAGACATGACGCGGAGCACAGAGGAGGACTCTCTGGTGGACGGACCACTGATCTCTGCTGATGCCCTCCAGTCTGCCATGAGGAGAGAGTTTCAATCTGTGCCAACAACCTGTCCGGCTGGTTTCCTGTCTCTAATGCAC GTTGTGTACGTGATGCTGTcggtgtgtgtgggcgtgttgTGCGTGCTGAAGTTCGGCCAGGAGGAGGTGTGCTCGAGTATTTTGGGCAGCGTGCGGGGCGACAGCGTCATCGTGTTCGGGAAGGTGTTCCTGTGggtgctgatgctgctgcacaCCGCCTGGATGCACCACCACCACAGCCGCGTCCGCAGCCGGGGATACCTGAGCTTCTACAGACGGACACAGAGGCTCAAGCAGCTGCCGCTCGTCATACATTCAACAG GTAacgttctgctgctgctgctcctggctCTGAGGTTACCGCAGACGATCCACATCTCTGTGATGCTGAGCATTCTGGGTGTTGAAGTTCTGGTGGCCGTGCCATGCCTCCTTTACTACACAG tcagggTAATGCAGTTCAACAGACGACGAGCTGCACCAGATGTGAGCCAAGAGGAGCATTCACACAGCTACAGCGTCACAAACCAGCCGACTGAGACCGGCTTCAG AGGCTCGTCTGGTctggaggaggtggtggagaaGCAGGCCGACCTCATAGAGTACCTGAAACAGCACAACACCTTACTGAGCAAGAGGCTGCTCAACCACACCGCTCAGCACTGA